The genomic region TTCTGCATGTCAGTTTCATAATCTGACTGTTAAAAAAAGAGACTGTAAAAGCCCAGCTGCAAACTCAGCGCTCATTGATCCACTcgcccattttttttttaactttatttcaAACTCAGTTACAGCACTTGACCCTCGCATATTGCTCATCAGCTACAGGAAGTTCAGCTGCAACAAACCTGAAGGGAAAACAGCCAAATTTATTTTAACAGCAGTTTGGGTGTAGAGGCTAAAGTCAGTAGGTTTCAATTAAAACCTTCAGAAGATAgactcttccctttcctttcgtATTTCTAGTGAACAAACCATGAAGCACTGGCAAAGAGTGTGTAAAATGTGAACTCGGCTAAAGCAAATAAACACTTCTTTTTTCCAAAATAGCATCTTCTACAAGGCAGAAGCTGACAGTAGAGCCTTGCAAGAGAGACTCTGCAGGTACAGCTGttgttttccttccctgggatTTCAAAAGCTCATCAAAAAAGAGCGGGTGAAGACTACCACCAACCAAAACACTGCATAAAATACACAGAGAGTGACCATATTTAATCACCATTTCTAGACCTTAGGAGTGTAGAGGCTCCAGGAAAGCACTACGTTCCTCCCCAGATTGACACCACGAGAAGTCTCATCACAGCAGTGCTGTGATGGGGTGCAGAGCTGAGCCAGCACCCCTGGACCTGGGGGTCCCTCCAGCCTCTTCCAGGGGCTCACCTGCTGCCGCTCCAACAAAAGCCAACTTTGCCAGCCTACTGCTTGTCACACTCGAAGtcccagagtttaaaaaaaaaaaataaacacataggCTTAAAGCTACAccatatatttgtaaataaaataatttgacagAACAAGATTACAAGTAAGAAATGAGCCCTTTCTAAGTACATGAGAAGTCAACGTTGAGTCCATTTTGTAAAGTTTTAAACAAATACCACTGAGGGATAGGAGTATTAccataaaacatattttttccttaatgtttTCTCAAAAAGCTTGGACCATATACATCAATTTTAGATGAAAAATCTCCCCCTGCACACATTGGTTTGGTTACAGCTTCAGGGATCAGTGCAGCACAGTGCAAGTTTCATTCACAGATTAAAAGATATCTGAAATAGGTACAAGAACATTCTGCAAAATCTAGGATGTGATCTAACTCTCAGCAAACCCTTTCCCACTGCTTAAAAAGGGCTGAAAAGTAACCACGATGTttagaaacacagagaaaagcacacaaggagatggactctTTAACAAGACAAGTTAATATTTGACAGCTTGAGGAAGAGGAAACAATCACATCAGAAAGAAAATGCTTATTAATCATTGGAAGGTACGTACAGGGGAGGTTTGTACTTCGGTAGAAAAACTGAAGCTGACAAGTCTCCATTCCTGAAACATAACTATTCAGTAAGAGAGGTACAAAAAGTAAGCACTATTAACTGAAAGTGCCTTCTCAGAATCATCTGTTTTCCCCTGCTGCATCATTGTCTAATCTTTCAACAAATAAGTATATGCAACTACTTATTTCAGCTAGTCTTTGAGTATATACAATTGTTTATTGCTATCTGGCAATTTTACAGAATCTTCCTGGTCCCTTGTTTCCATCAGAAAGTGTTGTCCCCTCTTTACGTTTATATCAAAGTAGATCAAACACTCttcagtgcttttaaaaaaaaccctttcttttTAGAAACTGCCCAAGCTAAAAATATTAATGCAATGTTCACCTGAAGCAATGTATTGCAGACTATTAATGCAGAGTGCCTCCCTAAAGATGCTAAGTGCATCTTTAGCTACCAGAAATCTCACAGAGGGCTACGGCTTTGAAGTGCTctgcttatttttattaaaaaaatatgactGACATTTACAGCATACAGAATGGGAGACTAGTGCAATATGCAGCATTGATTGTTTATTCAATAAATATTTAACCCAATTATTGCCAACCAAGGCAAACAGTGCAGAAATTGTCACTTAAAGAGATAcaaaagtttaataacatttttttctataaagTCAGTTGCTACTATATTCATACAACTATTTCAAAAAGGTTTTTCTGCTTCAAAATTGACGCTACCATTATAAAAATATAGAAACATAGAATTTGGGGGTTTAACATGTCTTTGCAAGTCTAACTTTTACATTTATATAAGAACATGACATTTCTGTATTCAAGAACTTATTAAAAGTAAAAATGAGTGCTACAGTAGAGACATTTTCTGCACTGACGATTTCATTATAGTTCTTAAATACATATCTCTTGGTCCTGGATATACATTTAGAATGAAGTAACTTGCATCTCACATTTATCCTGAGGTCAGCTGTGTAAAAAGGAAAGCCAATTCTATACAGATACTTGCAGGCTTTTTGTTCAAAACATGAGGTTATTTTTAAACAAGCCAATACAACtctaggggaaggaaaaaaggaggaaaaaaacccaccaccaatgTTTCAAGAAACAATCTAGTgtcattttgaagattttttttttccaaatatacaTTGGGTGTAACGTCCAAATGCTATATCACCCAACTAAAATTTCGGTGTGCATTTGCCAAATTTTAAACTTAGAAACCATTCTGAAAACACATAAATCCCCGTGAAGAGTCACCTTaagcttctcatctcaagatCCCGACCCTCAAGGCAGCTCCTGCGAGGAGAACCCCGCTGAAGTCTCTGGGAATCTGCAGAGTCTTCGGGTCTCCGTCACTCACCACGGGGCACGGTTAGGACCTTGTCAAAGCTCCACTTTGAACACAGCGGTTATTTTCAATAGCACCAACAACCTCTCCGACACCAGCATCAGGCAAATACAGATGACATAGGTTTGTTTCTTCCTGAACGAGCACAATTGGTACAAGGCACCGCTTGGCATAGGAAGTCATAAATAAGAGCAAAACAAGATAATTTTGAAGTTCTGTGACATTTAAGTTTGCAAGTTATGCCACATTTGAACTCATTATATaccatggttaaaaaaaaaaaaaagatggtctAAGAGATTAACCAAAACATCACTGTTTCATACATGCTTACAGTTTCTCCTCCCCATATCTGAAAAAACCCACATAACAACATACCAGTATGAAACATTAGGAAGTATGGGTTGCTAAATTAAAGTACGTATTACTCGCCAATCTTCCACAAAAGTATAACCTAGACAAAACTCAAGTATGAGAAGTCGGAAAATATTCTGATAACATTTGCAATAGTCTATCCCTGCAGAGGAGTGAAAAAACCTATTGTCTAGAGAATTCATAGATTGAGGCACATTGCAATTGAAGATATTCAGGCATATTTTATGGCTAGAACAGGATTTTTCTGAGGAACCACACTATAGACTTCCCCAAAAGCAGCTCCATATGGTTTGAAACGCAAATTGCAACacgtgggaaaacaaaaaagtttgGTCCTTAATCACTActgtcttcatcatcatcatcatcggaTACATCATTTAAAGACGATTTAGGTGACTGGCTGTAGGAGTCTGATCTCGTGGACTGACAAGCAGTCATCTCCCCAGTAGAAAGAAGATCGTAGCAGAAGTCGCAAATTCGCACGGGCTTGGAAGACTGGCTCGGGAGGAGAAATCTCTTTTCGGAGCAGGGCCCGCACACGACAAAGCCGCACTTGCGACAGTGGTGACGGCGGTTGACGGGCGTAAATTTTGCTTTCTGACAGCGCATGCACACAGTGGCCTCCGAGTCTGGAACCCAGACGGCTGCATGTTCGTTGCTCGGAGTCTTCCCGCTTTTGGAAAGCAAATCAGAAACACACTTATTTATGTGGTTCATCCACTCAGACTTCTCTGTAGCAGTGGCAGCATACACTGCAAAAGACTTTGTTGGGGTCTTGATAAGCCACCCATTCCGTAAGTCTCCCTCATCCTGGATGGAATCAATAGTGACATTTTCCAATGGGATTATGTGCTGTTTATTGTATTTCTTCTTCTGGATGACAATGTTGCCATAAACGAGAATGTCATTGAACAAGAAGAACTGCCTCGCTTTGGGCTTCTTTCTACACAGCTTTGTCAGTACTCCCTCTCCGATCAGAACACGGCCAGGAATAGTCAAAGGTTGACCAGCTGCTCCAAAGCAGTTTTCCACTATACTTATTCTTCTAGTATTTGCCTCGCTGTTTGCCAAGCGATCCACCATCTTTCACAAGTATCCTAAAATTAGGAACACCAAAAATAAGAAAAGTTTGTTGTTAAAACAGGACTGATTGAACAGCAGCCTTCCCCAAAGGAAGGCACCAACCCCACATTTCTTAAAATATCTAACAGAACCTGCTGGCTCAGAAGCACCGACTTAGGCTAGATTTAAATAAGTATTAACACCTAAGAATTTTTAGCAACCaattagtatttttttcaaaagcaaaaatgttCCCTCCAGCTGACAGCTATCTTTATCATAcagacagcacccacagcaccgctCACGAGAGCCTCTGGCAACAGACTCAGAGGCTTCCCCTCTGGTAAGGTTACTGCATCCTGGTTTAATGCTCACATCTCTCTGCAGATCCTCCTGCACCTACTCTCTGGATGGTAAAAGAAAGGATCCATTGTTCCAAATTCTAACACTGATGGAAACGACTACTTAACTGAGCAGACTGGAGACCCATGTTAGTGTTAATAGAATAAAAATTACGCAATTGATGTTTGCATAGGAAACCATCTCTAAGCTCAGTATTTCCTTTTTCAGTACATAAACCTTAAATCATGCGCTAAAACCATAAATCTGCCTACCAGAAACATTTTGTACAGGCCACAGCTCGCACCCCCCCCCACCTGCTTCCATGGCAAACTCTGGAGCCAGGAGCAGCGAGTGAGTCACGGCAGGTGGCTCATCCCCTGCTTGCTGTCATCTT from Patagioenas fasciata isolate bPatFas1 chromosome 2, bPatFas1.hap1, whole genome shotgun sequence harbors:
- the PLEKHF2 gene encoding pleckstrin homology domain-containing family F member 2 yields the protein MVDRLANSEANTRRISIVENCFGAAGQPLTIPGRVLIGEGVLTKLCRKKPKARQFFLFNDILVYGNIVIQKKKYNKQHIIPLENVTIDSIQDEGDLRNGWLIKTPTKSFAVYAATATEKSEWMNHINKCVSDLLSKSGKTPSNEHAAVWVPDSEATVCMRCQKAKFTPVNRRHHCRKCGFVVCGPCSEKRFLLPSQSSKPVRICDFCYDLLSTGEMTACQSTRSDSYSQSPKSSLNDVSDDDDDEDSSD